A single genomic interval of Amycolatopsis albispora harbors:
- a CDS encoding DUF72 domain-containing protein has translation MWTHKAWPGRFLPPSLPVRERLRAYAGWCNAVEGNTTFYATPARETVATWAQQTGPGFRFVVKLPKLVTHERRFAGVETEMRAFLDAIEPLGERAVLWTQLPGSFGPSDVDALGRFLRRLPANRRRAVEVRHPAFFTDARSTSLLEGALADANAEWVPFDTTVFFQSPPASEAEQEAWVRKPRLPRRTRALTDQPIVRYLGRDSAQATAEGWRPWTEVVAAWLREGRSPTVFVHTPDNNDAPALARRFHDDVRALVPGLDALPEPEPVEPATLF, from the coding sequence ATGTGGACTCACAAGGCGTGGCCGGGGCGGTTCCTGCCGCCGTCGCTGCCGGTGCGCGAGCGCCTGCGGGCCTACGCGGGCTGGTGCAACGCGGTCGAAGGCAACACCACCTTCTACGCGACTCCCGCCAGGGAAACCGTCGCGACCTGGGCGCAGCAGACCGGTCCCGGCTTCCGGTTCGTGGTCAAGCTGCCCAAGCTCGTCACGCACGAGCGCCGGTTCGCCGGGGTCGAGACCGAGATGCGCGCCTTCCTGGACGCGATCGAGCCACTCGGCGAGCGGGCGGTCCTGTGGACCCAGCTGCCCGGCTCGTTCGGCCCTTCGGACGTCGATGCACTCGGCCGTTTCCTGCGCAGGCTCCCGGCAAACCGCCGGCGTGCGGTGGAGGTGCGCCACCCCGCGTTCTTCACCGACGCCCGCTCGACGTCACTGCTGGAGGGCGCGCTCGCCGACGCGAACGCCGAGTGGGTGCCGTTCGACACCACGGTTTTCTTCCAGAGCCCACCGGCGAGCGAGGCCGAACAGGAGGCCTGGGTCAGGAAACCACGGCTGCCGCGGCGGACGCGCGCACTGACCGACCAGCCGATCGTCCGCTACCTGGGGCGGGACTCGGCGCAGGCGACGGCCGAGGGGTGGCGGCCGTGGACCGAAGTGGTCGCCGCCTGGCTGCGCGAAGGCCGGTCGCCGACGGTTTTTGTGCACACGCCCGACAACAACGACGCACCAGCGCTCGCCCGCCGCTTCCACGACGACGTGCGAGCGCTGGTGCCCGGCCTCGACGCGCTGCCCGAACCGGAGCCGGTCGAGCCGGCGACCCTGTTCTGA
- a CDS encoding allene oxide cyclase barrel-like domain-containing protein yields MPKNNTRAKAVLQILAVVPLAAVAVSGCGASPSDAETPGAEQVEVLELKVENEQYAALDLDRPGVSLGDMDVYSGSATVDGRRVGRGGGSCQVLHIDGDKVTAQCVLTMELEQGSVTLQSLWVKGANPLDMAITGGTGVYREARGTVRFWDIATPNERARAEIIR; encoded by the coding sequence ATGCCCAAGAACAACACCCGCGCCAAGGCGGTTCTCCAGATCCTCGCCGTTGTGCCGCTCGCCGCCGTGGCGGTCAGCGGGTGCGGCGCCAGCCCGAGCGACGCGGAAACCCCTGGCGCCGAGCAGGTCGAAGTCCTCGAACTCAAGGTGGAGAACGAGCAGTACGCCGCCCTCGATCTCGACCGGCCCGGGGTGAGCCTGGGGGACATGGACGTCTACTCCGGCAGCGCGACGGTGGACGGCCGCCGGGTCGGCCGCGGTGGCGGTTCGTGTCAGGTCCTGCACATCGACGGTGACAAGGTCACCGCCCAATGCGTGCTCACGATGGAACTGGAGCAGGGCTCGGTGACCCTGCAATCGCTTTGGGTGAAGGGCGCGAACCCGCTCGACATGGCCATCACCGGTGGTACGGGCGTGTATCGCGAGGCGCGGGGCACGGTCCGGTTCTGGGACATCGCGACCCCGAACGAGCGCGCGCGGGCCGAGATCATCCGCTAG
- a CDS encoding pyridoxal phosphate-dependent decarboxylase family protein, with translation MHPKLTDDLTGLPELLTATRDAAERALTSLDTRPVAARARASGAAPMPATGIGTAGALARFEQRWAPWFSGSAGPRYFGFVTGGATPASVAGDWLTSAYDQNAAAGGDSAAIGLERETAGWLAELFGLGAEHHGAFVTGATMSNFTGLAVAREWLGEQAGISVTDAGVGALGRVPVLSATPHSSVYKALSMLGIGRERLSLVPTLPGREAVDVDRLAEALEALDGQPAIVVANAGTVNTVDFDDLRAIVALKERFPFWLHVDGAFGAFAALSPRHRALVDGLVEADSVCVDLHKWLNVPYDAAVQFTRRRDLQVAVFKNVAAYLPPPAGEPDYAHLTPENSRRLRALPTWFSLTAYGREGHQEIVERTTALAARLGRWVADEPRLRLLAPVRLNVVCCTLAANPTRERVDALVRAVADSGEAVVTPTVYQGTPGFRVAFSNWRTTESDVDRLARALDRAL, from the coding sequence ATGCACCCCAAGCTCACCGATGACCTGACCGGCCTGCCCGAACTGCTGACGGCCACCCGTGACGCGGCCGAACGCGCGCTCACCAGCCTGGACACGCGGCCGGTCGCCGCGCGGGCCCGTGCGTCCGGTGCCGCGCCGATGCCCGCGACCGGGATCGGCACGGCAGGCGCGCTGGCCCGGTTCGAGCAACGCTGGGCACCGTGGTTCTCCGGCAGCGCGGGCCCGAGGTATTTCGGGTTCGTCACCGGTGGCGCTACCCCTGCCTCGGTGGCGGGGGACTGGCTGACCAGCGCGTACGACCAGAACGCGGCGGCCGGCGGCGACTCGGCCGCGATCGGCCTGGAACGTGAGACGGCCGGCTGGCTCGCGGAGCTGTTCGGCCTGGGCGCCGAGCACCACGGCGCGTTTGTCACCGGTGCGACGATGTCGAACTTCACCGGTCTCGCGGTGGCCAGGGAATGGCTCGGCGAGCAGGCGGGCATTTCGGTGACCGACGCCGGGGTCGGCGCGCTCGGCCGGGTCCCGGTGCTGTCCGCCACCCCGCATTCGAGTGTCTACAAAGCACTGTCCATGTTGGGCATCGGACGCGAGCGGCTGTCCCTGGTGCCCACGCTGCCGGGCCGGGAAGCGGTGGACGTCGATCGCCTGGCCGAAGCGCTGGAGGCGCTGGACGGGCAACCCGCGATCGTGGTCGCCAACGCGGGCACGGTGAACACGGTGGACTTCGACGACCTACGCGCGATCGTGGCGTTGAAGGAGCGATTCCCCTTCTGGCTGCACGTGGACGGCGCTTTTGGTGCCTTCGCGGCATTGTCGCCCCGGCACCGCGCGCTGGTCGACGGCCTCGTGGAGGCCGACTCGGTGTGCGTGGACCTGCACAAGTGGCTCAACGTCCCGTACGACGCCGCCGTGCAGTTCACCCGGCGCCGTGACCTCCAGGTCGCGGTGTTCAAGAACGTCGCGGCCTACCTGCCGCCCCCGGCGGGCGAGCCCGATTACGCCCACCTGACCCCCGAGAACTCCCGGCGACTGCGCGCGCTCCCCACCTGGTTCTCATTGACCGCCTACGGTCGCGAAGGGCACCAGGAGATAGTCGAGCGCACCACCGCGCTGGCCGCTCGGCTGGGCAGGTGGGTGGCCGACGAGCCGCGGTTGCGACTGCTGGCGCCGGTCCGCCTCAACGTCGTCTGCTGCACCCTCGCCGCCAATCCGACGCGGGAACGGGTCGACGCACTGGTCCGGGCGGTCGCGGACAGCGGCGAGGCCGTGGTCACGCCGACCGTTTACCAGGGCACACCGGGTTTCCGCGTTGCCTTCAGCAACTGGCGCACCACCGAGTCCGATGTGGACAGACTCGCCCGTGCGCTGGATCGGGCCCTGTGA
- a CDS encoding alpha/beta fold hydrolase: MADATRSVRPAWVDDDLFPFESRFIEIDGHTVHYVDEGSGPVLLLLHGNPTWSFLWRDVIRALRDDFRCVALDYPGFGLSTPKPGYRYLPEEHADVVTGFVDALGLSEVTLVGQDWGGPIGLAAAARRPDVFDRLVLVNAWAWPVNGDLYFEAFARIAGGPPIRFLARRLNLIVNAFVPMGHRRRKPTAAEMSHYRRALDTPARRQACAVLPGRITASQAFFTEVEAGLTGLAHLPALIVWGNAQIGFRPRERERQEQIFTNHRTVIIEDAGLYVESDAPGEFIAALRDWAATR, encoded by the coding sequence ATGGCCGATGCCACCAGGAGCGTGCGGCCCGCCTGGGTCGATGACGACCTGTTCCCGTTCGAAAGCCGTTTCATCGAAATCGACGGGCACACCGTGCACTACGTCGACGAGGGATCAGGGCCTGTACTCCTGCTCCTGCACGGAAATCCGACCTGGTCGTTCCTCTGGCGCGACGTGATCCGCGCGCTGCGCGACGACTTCCGGTGCGTCGCCCTCGACTACCCCGGCTTCGGGCTGTCCACGCCGAAGCCCGGCTACCGCTACCTGCCCGAGGAACACGCGGACGTGGTCACCGGATTTGTCGACGCGCTGGGGTTGAGCGAAGTCACCCTCGTCGGGCAGGACTGGGGCGGGCCGATCGGCCTCGCCGCCGCCGCGCGGCGACCGGACGTCTTCGACCGGCTGGTCCTCGTCAACGCGTGGGCGTGGCCGGTCAACGGCGACCTCTACTTCGAGGCCTTCGCCCGTATCGCCGGCGGTCCCCCGATACGCTTCCTGGCCCGGCGGCTCAACCTGATCGTCAACGCGTTCGTCCCGATGGGGCACCGAAGGCGCAAGCCGACCGCGGCCGAGATGAGCCACTACCGCCGCGCGCTGGACACCCCCGCACGGCGCCAGGCCTGCGCCGTGCTCCCCGGCCGGATCACCGCCAGCCAGGCCTTCTTCACCGAAGTCGAAGCCGGGCTGACCGGCCTCGCCCACCTGCCGGCGCTGATCGTGTGGGGCAACGCCCAAATCGGCTTCCGCCCGCGGGAACGCGAACGCCAGGAACAGATCTTCACCAACCACCGGACGGTGATCATCGAGGACGCGGGCCTCTACGTGGAGTCCGACGCGCCCGGCGAGTTCATCGCCGCCCTCCGCGACTGGGCCGCGACGCGGTAG
- a CDS encoding PQQ-dependent sugar dehydrogenase, whose product MSRRRCRPITVLAALFVLALSALLLPSTPTGTAAAGAVQPHAVPLDELTVVSEQVASGLRRPIAITGLPDGRMLIAEKNGTVRAYHPSTGLAAEPVLDLTARIDPSDNERGLLGITPAPDFAWTGMLYVAYTSLPAGALTLARVPISAPDQLQVLLTQEHAEYGNHNGGQVAFGRDGYLYWSLGDGGHTNDPFKAGQNLGTLLGKIVRIDVKRACGPKPYCVPGSNPFVGVPGARPEIWVYGLRNPWRFSIDPVDGSLWIGDVGQGLVEEINHIRPWQGGANLGWSCREGTPVFDPQQCRSDVRYTDPVFEYDHYNDNCSVTGGVVYRGSKTPEARGTYVASDYCSTRVFAVRPQHGGGYDSATIGNFPTQPTAIGTDVHGELYVLSDLPGWLSRVRFERVQPAGS is encoded by the coding sequence ATGTCGCGACGGCGTTGTCGCCCGATCACCGTGCTGGCCGCCCTGTTCGTGCTGGCCCTGTCCGCGTTGTTGTTGCCTTCGACGCCCACCGGCACCGCCGCGGCCGGTGCCGTCCAACCCCATGCGGTGCCGCTTGACGAGCTGACCGTGGTGTCCGAGCAGGTGGCCTCCGGCCTGCGGCGGCCGATCGCGATCACCGGGCTGCCGGACGGCCGCATGCTGATCGCCGAGAAGAACGGCACGGTCCGCGCCTACCACCCGAGCACCGGGCTCGCGGCCGAGCCGGTGCTCGACCTGACCGCCCGGATCGACCCGTCGGACAACGAGCGCGGCCTGCTCGGCATCACGCCCGCGCCGGACTTCGCGTGGACCGGGATGCTCTACGTGGCCTACACGAGCCTCCCGGCAGGCGCGCTGACCCTGGCGCGAGTGCCCATCAGCGCTCCCGACCAGCTGCAGGTGCTGCTCACCCAGGAACACGCCGAGTACGGCAACCACAACGGCGGGCAGGTGGCGTTCGGCCGCGACGGTTACCTCTACTGGTCGCTCGGCGACGGCGGCCACACCAACGACCCGTTCAAGGCCGGGCAGAACCTCGGCACCCTGCTCGGCAAGATCGTGCGGATCGACGTCAAGCGCGCCTGCGGGCCGAAGCCCTACTGCGTGCCCGGCAGCAACCCGTTCGTCGGCGTGCCGGGCGCGCGGCCGGAGATCTGGGTCTACGGGCTGCGCAACCCGTGGCGGTTCTCCATCGACCCGGTCGACGGCTCGCTGTGGATCGGCGACGTCGGCCAGGGCCTGGTCGAGGAGATCAACCACATCCGCCCGTGGCAGGGCGGCGCGAACCTCGGCTGGTCCTGCCGCGAGGGCACCCCGGTGTTCGACCCGCAGCAGTGCCGGTCGGACGTGCGGTACACCGACCCGGTCTTCGAATACGACCACTACAACGACAACTGCTCGGTGACCGGCGGGGTGGTGTACCGCGGCTCCAAAACCCCGGAAGCACGCGGAACCTACGTCGCGAGCGACTACTGCTCGACCCGCGTGTTCGCCGTGCGCCCCCAGCACGGCGGCGGCTACGACTCCGCCACGATCGGCAATTTCCCCACCCAGCCGACCGCGATCGGCACCGACGTGCACGGCGAACTGTACGTGCTCAGCGACCTCCCCGGCTGGCTGAGCCGGGTGCGGTTCGAGCGGGTCCAGCCCGCCGGTTCCTGA
- a CDS encoding protein kinase domain-containing protein, with protein sequence MAEAEAGTVGPYRVLGELGRGGMGRVLLASGPDGRLVAVKQVLAEALTDDGFRARFAREVAASRTVSGAYTAAVVDADPHAAEPWLASVFVAGPSLREALDTVGPLPEESALRLAAGLATALAGIHAAGVVHRDLKPSNVLLAEDGPRVVDFGIARAADAEGGRGELTHTGWLVGSPAFASPEQAEGGELGPASDVFSLGIVLAVACTGVNPFAGPSTWHTLNNVVSGEPDLTAVPGRLRPIVAKCLAKDPAARPTPGQILELAGALAPSVRPWPDAVHGMINAQRDRVAALVAPARLGTPAGDGGPTVVQPAPWQAPPAWRPNPPASRRKAHPVAAAVAGSLGVVTAGMQAWFAVANVVLSGPPGEWPSLVWVNILGALVTAVCLLVAAGFTFARVLGGAWTLCALCTLAVVAVFVSPLVRGVSFEDQLHFAFAFHKSTGAAVGLTVIAGCLAAIAAAIAAGRAQAARRGP encoded by the coding sequence ATGGCGGAGGCGGAGGCGGGCACGGTCGGCCCGTACCGGGTGCTCGGCGAGCTGGGGCGCGGCGGGATGGGCCGGGTGCTGCTGGCCTCGGGCCCGGACGGGCGGCTGGTGGCGGTCAAGCAGGTACTGGCGGAAGCGCTGACGGACGACGGGTTCCGCGCGCGGTTCGCCCGCGAGGTCGCCGCGTCCCGCACCGTGTCGGGGGCCTACACCGCCGCGGTCGTCGACGCCGACCCGCACGCCGCCGAACCGTGGCTGGCGTCGGTGTTCGTGGCGGGTCCGTCGCTGCGAGAGGCGCTGGACACCGTGGGGCCCCTGCCGGAGGAGTCCGCGCTGCGGCTGGCGGCCGGACTGGCGACCGCGCTGGCAGGCATCCACGCGGCGGGCGTGGTGCACCGGGATCTCAAGCCCTCCAACGTGCTGCTCGCCGAGGACGGGCCCCGCGTGGTCGATTTCGGGATCGCCCGCGCCGCCGACGCCGAAGGCGGGCGCGGTGAGCTGACGCACACGGGATGGCTGGTGGGCTCGCCGGCGTTCGCCTCGCCCGAGCAGGCCGAGGGCGGTGAACTGGGCCCGGCCAGCGACGTGTTCTCACTGGGCATCGTGCTGGCCGTGGCGTGCACGGGCGTGAACCCGTTCGCCGGGCCTTCGACCTGGCACACGCTGAACAACGTGGTGTCCGGCGAACCCGACCTCACCGCGGTGCCCGGCCGGCTGCGCCCGATCGTGGCGAAGTGCCTGGCCAAGGACCCCGCCGCGCGCCCTACGCCGGGCCAGATCCTGGAGCTGGCCGGCGCGCTGGCGCCGTCGGTGCGGCCGTGGCCGGACGCGGTGCACGGCATGATCAACGCGCAGCGCGACCGGGTCGCCGCGCTGGTCGCCCCCGCGCGGCTGGGCACGCCCGCCGGGGACGGCGGCCCGACCGTGGTCCAGCCCGCTCCCTGGCAAGCCCCGCCCGCTTGGCGGCCGAACCCACCCGCCAGCCGCCGGAAGGCCCATCCCGTCGCCGCGGCCGTCGCCGGGTCCCTCGGCGTGGTCACGGCGGGCATGCAGGCCTGGTTCGCGGTGGCCAACGTGGTGCTCAGCGGCCCGCCCGGTGAATGGCCGAGCCTGGTGTGGGTGAACATCCTCGGTGCGCTGGTCACCGCGGTGTGCCTGCTGGTCGCGGCGGGATTCACCTTCGCGCGGGTGCTCGGGGGCGCGTGGACGCTGTGCGCGCTCTGCACGTTGGCCGTGGTGGCGGTTTTTGTGTCCCCGTTGGTGCGAGGCGTGAGTTTCGAGGACCAGCTCCACTTCGCTTTCGCCTTCCACAAAAGCACCGGTGCCGCCGTCGGCCTGACCGTCATCGCCGGTTGCCTGGCCGCGATCGCGGCGGCGATCGCGGCCGGACGCGCTCAGGCCGCGCGGCGCGGGCCGTAG